GAAATCAAATCACCATAAAAAACCAAATTAATTGTGCGTATCTGGAAAAGTCGCAAAATGTCCCGCTCCCGCCGATCCTCGATCAATTGAGCTATTATTATTATTTGCATCAACTAAAAACGTATAAGGAATGGTCGCATCTACAGGACAGACCATAACATTAACTCCAGCAGTACAAGACGCTGCATCAAGAAAGGGGCAAAGATCATCTAAAGCAGTTGGCCAAGTACGATTCTGAGCAAAATGAAGCTGAATCGCAGAATCCAAAGTACGAATATTATTCGCACATGAACGCGTATTTGCAATATCAATGGCTCGCAAAGCATTTGGAATAACAAGTGAAATCAAAATACCAATAACAACCAAAACAACTAAAATCTCAACCAACGTAAATCCATGTCTTTTC
Above is a window of Candidatus Omnitrophota bacterium DNA encoding:
- a CDS encoding prepilin-type N-terminal cleavage/methylation domain-containing protein; protein product: MKRHGFTLVEILVVLVVIGILISLVIPNALRAIDIANTRSCANNIRTLDSAIQLHFAQNRTWPTALDDLCPFLDAASCTAGVNVMVCPVDATIPYTFLVDANNNNSSIDRGSAGAGHFATFPDTHN